In Arcobacter sp. F155, the genomic window TAAAGCTTTAAATAAAGCCCCTACTCCGTGAACAAAAGGGTCTAAAGAGTTTGCTCTTTTTCCTGCATCATATGAAATTTGAGCCCCTCTTTTGATAAATTTTTCAGTTGTTCTTATCATCTGCACATAATCTTCATAAGAGTAATGAAGCATATCAGCTTTTAAATCACAAATATTTTTAGCTTCAACTTTTGCATGACCTTTTAATTTTGAATATCCACACTTGTTTCTATTATAAAGTCTTGTTACTCTATCTGGATACCAAAGTTTGATAAAGTTGTCTCCTACATAAGTCTTTCTAGCAAAAGAAAAACCATCATATTCTGTATTATCTAAATCAAGTTTTTTAATCTCTTCAATTGCATTTAAATCTAATCTCTCATCAGCATCAATACTTAGTACCCAATCATATTTTGCAAGTGGCTCACCAAAGGCTTTTTGAGGGCCATCTCCTAAATACTCTTGTTTTATAACTTTTGCACCTAAACTTTCAGCAATTTCACAAGTTCTATCAGTACTTAATGAGTCAACTACTAAAACCTCATCACAAACTTCTTGTACGGATTTTATTACAGCCTCTATATTTTTTTCTTCATTTAATGTAATTATATTTGCAGTGATTTTCAAATCTTGCGACCTTATCTTAAAATAGTATATATTATATAACAAGTTTAATTTAAATTCGATATAATCGCCTTTTTAAAGGTAATTAATGAAACAAAAAACTGCAGTTATATGTCTATCAAGAGTAAATGGAGGAATGGAATTAGCCTCTGTTAAATTAGCAAGATTATTAAGTAGTGAAGTTGAAGTTGAGTTTATAGCGAGGGATAATAGTTATATTCTAAATAAAGAAGAACACTTTAAAGGCTTTAATATAAAAGTACATGAAGTAACATTTTCTAGTAATTTTAGTTTTAAATTAATAAAAAGTGTTAGAGAGATATTAATCAATAGCCAAATTAAAAATGTTATCTTCTTAGGTGCTTCAGAGATGAAATCTCTTTATTTTGCAGCCCTTGGCTTAGATATAAATTTTATTATTAGACAAGGTTCTAAAAAAACTACTTCAAAAAAAGATATTTTTCATAAACTATTTTATAGTAAGGTTAACTATTTTGTTGGAAATTGCGAGTATATGAAGCAAAATATAATTGATATTTTACCAATTGCTAAAAATGCACAAGTAAAGAGAATTTACTCTTCTTTAAGACTTGAAAAAAATATATCATTTAAAGAATTTAATAATAAAATTGACTTAGTTCACGTGGGAAGGGTTCATCCAGGAAAAGGTCAATTTGAAGCTATAAAAGCTTGTGATATTTTATTTAAAAATGGTTTTGATTTTAACTTAAAACTCTTAGGAGATATCCAAGATAAAAACTATTTTGAAAAGATAAATAACTATCTTGAAACTCTTGAATATAAATCAAAAATAGAGTTTGTAGGATATACAAGTGAAGTAAAAAAATATCTTCAAGAAAGTGATGTTTTTATCTTCCCAAGTTTAGGAGAAGGTATGAGTAACGCTATTATTGAATCACTTGGATTTGGACTTATTCCAATTATCTACAATGATACCTCTTCTCCTGAATTTAAAGATTTAGGTTTTCATATTCATTTAACTTCAAATAACAGTGTTGAAGAACTTGAAAGTATTGTATTAAATGTAGCTAAGAATTTAAAAGAAGAAAAAATAAAAGCAATGCAAAATCATCCAAAAGCTTTAGAGGTTTTTGCATTACAAAGAGAACAAAGGGAGTATTTAGAGCTTCTTATTTAATAAACTTAAAAAATATTTATTAAAAGAGTATTTATGAGGCAAAGACTCTTCAAATCTTTTCCACAATCTTTTTATCTTTTTTTGAGTAAATAAAGGGATATATTTTGAAAAAGGTAAAAAGTCATTATTTACTACCCCATCAATTAAAATAAGTCTAGCTTCATTTTCATTTATTTTTTGATAAAGCATATTTTTTGTATTTAAATCTTTTACTACGATATTCTCTTTTAGGGTATATTGTTTTAAATCTTCAAGAAGTTTTATTGGAGTTATTAAAGTTTTTGTTTTTTCATCTTTTTGTAAATAAAAAGATAAAGTTTTAGAAACATTTCCATCATAATCTCTAACTAAATCAAAGACTTCACCCTTTCCAAGAGAGGTATCTATGCTACCATAATATTTTGCTAAAAAATCCCAAGAGATTTCTCTTTTTTGTAAGAATTTATAATATTTAATCTCTTTTATAGTCTCAGAATAATCATTTGAATGAGTTATTTTTATACATTTATTTAAATCCATTGGGTGAACAAAACAACTTCGATTTGTTCCTTTTCCAATTGGTTCAATACTGTTTAAATCAATCATTTAGAACTTTGAATATAATCTAAAATCTTTTGTGCTCTTGCACTCCAAGTATGATAATTTAAAAACTTTTCATAGGCATTATTTGCTAGTTTTTCTCTTTTTTCTTTATCTTCAACCAATTCATTAACTGCATTTTCCCAAGCATTTATATCTGAACTATTAACTAATAAAGCACATTCATCATTTAAAGCTTCATATACAACTTTAAAATTTGAACAAATAATTGCTTTTTTTGAAGACATATATTCAAAAAGTTTAATAGGAGACATATATTTACTTGACCTATTTCCTTCATTATCACTTTGATAAGGAGCTAAAAGAATATCACACATATTTCTATATTTATAAGTCTCTTTAGGTTCTACAAAACCATGGAAAATAAGATTCTCTAAATTTTCTTTTGATTTCCAAAATTCAATATCTTTATCTTTTCCACCAATAATATGAAAAGTTGCATCTGGAATCTTTTTTGCTAACTCAATAATAATATCAATTCCTCTTCCTTTAAAAAGGCTTCCTACATATCCAATTTGAACTCTATTTTTATCTAAAGTTATACTTGAAGGTATTTTATCATCAGGAATAATATTTGTACCATTACTTGCTGCTAAAACTGAATCTAAACTAATATTACAACTTTTATTGTACATCTTTTTAAGTTCATTAGAGTTCACAACTAGCTTTGCTTTGTTTTGATTATTTTTAATAAACTTATCAAAGAAAAAGTCATTAAAATCTTTTCCATCATAAGGTTCATGTTTTTCAAAAAGAGAAAAATATCCACTTTTTTGAGTTAAATAAAAAGCAAACATATCATCTCTTCCATAAACAATATCAGGATTAATTTTTTGAACCTCTTTTAAACATTTATATGAATAAATTCTTTTTTTAAGATATTTAATATTAGGAGAAAAAAGCTTTTTTAACTCAAAGTTTTTTTCAACTCCATAATATTCAAATAAATCCTCTATATTTTTTTCTTCAAGTTTTTTTGTCCAAGGAGCTAAAAGAGTAACCTCATGTCCTAAAGATGCAAAGGCATTACACATCTTCATTACATGAATACTATTTGCTGTTCTTGAAGGGATTATTGATCTTGAGATATATACTATTTTCATTTTTTTCCTATCTTGTTATACCTATAATTAAAAATAAAATAACAAAAGTACTATATTTTAGAAATACTTTTTTATCAAAATTTTTAAAAGTAATATTTTGCTCTTTATTTGCAATCATTGCTGAAATTAAAACTACTATTAATGGTAATTCAAAAGTTCCGTAAAACATTCCTCCTGCCATAAAGACTAAAGTAGAAGCCACTAAAATAACAATTATATCTTTTTTTTCTCTTGATATATTTTTATAACTTAACAAAGAGTATATTAAAAAGAAAAAAGAAGCTAAGCCAATAATTCCTATTTGCATTGGAATTTGTACATATACATTGTGAGGTTTTGCAATTTCTCGTAATCTTTTTTCTTCATCTGGAATTTTTGCTCTAAGCAAATCCATATGATCCCCTGTTCCAACACCAAATAAAAAGTTTTCTTTTATTACTTCAATTGAATATATTGTTAAACCTATTCTTTGTGCTGTTGAACCATTTTTATAATACTCTTTATTTTCAATACCTTTTTGAAAATTAATAAAAGCTCTATCTATTCTTTGATTTACTGTTTCAGAAAAACTATAAATAGATAAACAAACAATAAAAACTAAAAAAACTGAAGATAATAGAAGTTTTATATTCTCTCTATAAGTGATTACTATCGTAATAAAAATTACTACAACTAAAGTCATATATCCTGTTCTACTTGCTATAAATGACATATTTACTAAAGCAAAAACTAATCCTACAAAAGCAATAATTTTTTTAAATTTTTCTTCATTTTTAAAATTTAAAATATAATAAAGCAAAAAGCCTACAACAAAAGAAATTCCAACACCATGTTCTCCATGAGCTAAAAATGGTGCTGGGCTATAAGCAAAAGTTTCCCAAATCTCATATTTCCCAATTGTGAACACATAAGGTAAAATTTGAAGATGAACTAAATATGAAAAAAGAATAGAAACAAACATTCCAATTATAAATGCTAGGAAAATTCGAAGAACAAATCTTATATCTAAAAAAGATAAAAAAACTAAAGGGAAAAGAAGATACTTTAACCTATCCATTTGATCTTTACCATAATCAATATTATCCGTATATATCATTCCTATTGCATGTA contains:
- a CDS encoding glycosyltransferase family 4 protein — protein: MKIVYISRSIIPSRTANSIHVMKMCNAFASLGHEVTLLAPWTKKLEEKNIEDLFEYYGVEKNFELKKLFSPNIKYLKKRIYSYKCLKEVQKINPDIVYGRDDMFAFYLTQKSGYFSLFEKHEPYDGKDFNDFFFDKFIKNNQNKAKLVVNSNELKKMYNKSCNISLDSVLAASNGTNIIPDDKIPSSITLDKNRVQIGYVGSLFKGRGIDIIIELAKKIPDATFHIIGGKDKDIEFWKSKENLENLIFHGFVEPKETYKYRNMCDILLAPYQSDNEGNRSSKYMSPIKLFEYMSSKKAIICSNFKVVYEALNDECALLVNSSDINAWENAVNELVEDKEKREKLANNAYEKFLNYHTWSARAQKILDYIQSSK
- a CDS encoding YrbL family protein, translated to MIDLNSIEPIGKGTNRSCFVHPMDLNKCIKITHSNDYSETIKEIKYYKFLQKREISWDFLAKYYGSIDTSLGKGEVFDLVRDYDGNVSKTLSFYLQKDEKTKTLITPIKLLEDLKQYTLKENIVVKDLNTKNMLYQKINENEARLILIDGVVNNDFLPFSKYIPLFTQKKIKRLWKRFEESLPHKYSFNKYFLSLLNKKL
- a CDS encoding O-antigen ligase; its protein translation is MTNILRAPSQNTKDKITLWLNHLLVLYAFLIPIHNGAKSSLFFTMLALFIYRRDYWFYLKEAFSNRIVQAFLIFYALHAIGMIYTDNIDYGKDQMDRLKYLLFPLVFLSFLDIRFVLRIFLAFIIGMFVSILFSYLVHLQILPYVFTIGKYEIWETFAYSPAPFLAHGEHGVGISFVVGFLLYYILNFKNEEKFKKIIAFVGLVFALVNMSFIASRTGYMTLVVVIFITIVITYRENIKLLLSSVFLVFIVCLSIYSFSETVNQRIDRAFINFQKGIENKEYYKNGSTAQRIGLTIYSIEVIKENFLFGVGTGDHMDLLRAKIPDEEKRLREIAKPHNVYVQIPMQIGIIGLASFFFLIYSLLSYKNISREKKDIIVILVASTLVFMAGGMFYGTFELPLIVVLISAMIANKEQNITFKNFDKKVFLKYSTFVILFLIIGITR
- a CDS encoding glycosyltransferase family 2 protein; the protein is MKITANIITLNEEKNIEAVIKSVQEVCDEVLVVDSLSTDRTCEIAESLGAKVIKQEYLGDGPQKAFGEPLAKYDWVLSIDADERLDLNAIEEIKKLDLDNTEYDGFSFARKTYVGDNFIKLWYPDRVTRLYNRNKCGYSKLKGHAKVEAKNICDLKADMLHYSYEDYVQMIRTTEKFIKRGAQISYDAGKRANSLDPFVHGVGALFKALVLKGGAFHGIHGWNVAVISAYSSYMKYALMLEMQKNEK
- a CDS encoding glycosyltransferase, producing MKQKTAVICLSRVNGGMELASVKLARLLSSEVEVEFIARDNSYILNKEEHFKGFNIKVHEVTFSSNFSFKLIKSVREILINSQIKNVIFLGASEMKSLYFAALGLDINFIIRQGSKKTTSKKDIFHKLFYSKVNYFVGNCEYMKQNIIDILPIAKNAQVKRIYSSLRLEKNISFKEFNNKIDLVHVGRVHPGKGQFEAIKACDILFKNGFDFNLKLLGDIQDKNYFEKINNYLETLEYKSKIEFVGYTSEVKKYLQESDVFIFPSLGEGMSNAIIESLGFGLIPIIYNDTSSPEFKDLGFHIHLTSNNSVEELESIVLNVAKNLKEEKIKAMQNHPKALEVFALQREQREYLELLI